A stretch of Faecalibacterium duncaniae DNA encodes these proteins:
- a CDS encoding bifunctional metallophosphatase/5'-nucleotidase → MKHTKKITILHSNDLHGDFLAEQVDEKLVGGVSMLSGYIEKVRAEEPNTIYAIAGDMFRGSVIDSEYKGLSTIEIMNALAPDIVTIGNHEVDYGIAHLLFIEKCARFPIINANLYIKNTPTRLFTPYKILRVDGMNILFIGIITQDVINQTKSESLVGSFVDTAAAAAEVGKICNAHNSIDIDFTVLLTHIGFEEDRHLARQLDPAWGVDLIIGGHSHTYLEHEVEENGVIIAQAGTGTDQIGRFDIIVDTDNNCIDSYTWRTVPICAETCPRNPAMEQVLHRFTSQVDEKYSHIVGRFRRELTHPQRTRETELGNLFADIFTRSLGIDVMLIGSGSIRAEKLGPIVTYGDLIEGFPYDDGVFMFKVTGQQLRQMLHYMLREEAYTGHTEFYQLPSTLRLRYDRAKGDFDYFTYCGKEVGKEIGDDALFTVGLQNYHFKNIESFFNISYDTICKIQKPRSVATSCQDILMEYFREHEMLDAAVDGRMTILPPAGQ, encoded by the coding sequence ATGAAACACACCAAAAAAATCACCATCCTCCACTCCAATGATCTGCACGGAGATTTTCTGGCAGAGCAGGTGGACGAAAAACTGGTGGGCGGCGTTTCCATGCTGTCCGGCTACATCGAAAAGGTGAGGGCAGAGGAGCCCAACACCATCTACGCCATTGCAGGTGATATGTTCCGGGGCTCGGTCATCGATTCGGAGTACAAGGGCCTTTCCACCATCGAAATCATGAACGCCCTTGCCCCGGACATCGTCACCATCGGCAACCACGAGGTGGATTACGGCATCGCCCACCTGCTGTTCATCGAAAAATGTGCCCGGTTCCCCATCATCAACGCCAACCTCTACATCAAAAACACCCCCACCCGGCTGTTCACCCCCTACAAGATCCTGCGGGTGGACGGCATGAACATCCTCTTCATCGGCATCATCACGCAGGATGTCATCAACCAGACCAAATCCGAATCGCTGGTGGGCTCCTTTGTGGACACCGCCGCCGCTGCCGCCGAGGTGGGCAAGATCTGCAACGCCCACAACAGCATCGACATTGACTTCACCGTGCTGCTGACCCACATCGGCTTTGAGGAGGACCGCCACCTGGCCCGCCAGCTGGACCCGGCCTGGGGGGTGGACCTGATCATCGGCGGGCACAGCCACACCTACCTGGAACACGAGGTGGAGGAAAACGGCGTGATCATTGCACAGGCGGGCACCGGCACCGACCAGATCGGGCGCTTTGATATCATTGTGGACACCGACAACAACTGCATCGATTCCTACACATGGCGCACCGTGCCCATCTGCGCCGAGACCTGCCCCCGCAACCCTGCCATGGAGCAGGTGCTGCACCGCTTCACCAGCCAGGTGGACGAAAAGTACAGCCACATCGTAGGGCGCTTCCGCCGGGAGCTGACCCACCCCCAGCGCACCCGGGAGACCGAGCTGGGCAACCTGTTTGCGGATATCTTCACCCGCAGCCTTGGCATTGATGTCATGCTCATCGGCTCCGGCAGCATCCGGGCCGAAAAGCTGGGCCCCATTGTCACCTACGGCGACCTCATCGAGGGCTTCCCCTACGACGACGGCGTGTTCATGTTCAAGGTGACAGGCCAGCAGCTGCGCCAGATGCTCCACTACATGCTGCGGGAGGAGGCCTACACCGGCCACACCGAGTTCTACCAGCTGCCCTCCACCCTGCGGCTGCGCTACGACCGCGCCAAGGGCGACTTTGATTACTTTACCTACTGCGGCAAGGAGGTGGGTAAGGAGATCGGCGACGATGCCCTGTTCACCGTGGGCCTGCAGAACTACCACTTCAAAAACATCGAGAGCTTTTTCAACATCTCCTACGATACCATCTGCAAGATCCAGAAGCCCCGCAGCGTGGCTACCTCCTGCCAGGATATCCTGATGGAATATTTCCGGGAGCACGAGATGCTGGATGCGGCGGTGGACGGCAGAATGACCATTCTGCCCCCTGCCGGGCAATGA
- a CDS encoding SPFH domain-containing protein yields the protein MGLIKAGMGALGGTLADQWKEFFYCDALDKDVLMVKGQKRTSRRSSNNGEDNIITSGSGIAVADGQCMLIVEQGRVVEVCAEPGEFTFDSSTEPSVFTGNFGDSLAQTFQTVAKRFTYGGDTGKDQRVYYINTKELGEILYGTATPIPFRVVVSEERGYKLSVNLRCNGSFTCRICDPLLFYTNVCSNVSTQYDASEIAPRLKSELMNALQPALATLSANKVQYYEIPAHTLEISEALNEQLSNVWRKKRGIEVFSFNINSLSIPEEQQKKITEWEENAMTTDPTTAAARLVGGQIDAMKTAAGNTAGAMTGFMGMGMAAGAGGMGGMSAQNLFAMGQQAHPDSVDAPQQVSRPAPAPADSWQCSCGATVTGKFCPECGSKKPEPKPAADSWTCSCGATVTGKFCPECGKPRPAAAEGWTCSCGAVNKGRFCSECGKPKPAGTPKYKCDKCGWEPADPAHPPKFCPECGDPFDDSDRT from the coding sequence ATGGGTCTTATCAAAGCAGGTATGGGTGCACTGGGCGGAACTCTTGCAGACCAGTGGAAGGAATTTTTCTACTGCGACGCTCTGGATAAGGATGTGCTGATGGTCAAGGGCCAGAAGCGCACTTCCCGCCGCAGCTCCAACAATGGCGAGGACAACATCATCACCAGTGGCAGCGGCATCGCCGTGGCAGACGGCCAGTGTATGCTCATCGTGGAGCAGGGCCGCGTGGTGGAGGTGTGCGCGGAGCCGGGCGAGTTCACTTTCGATTCGTCCACCGAGCCCAGCGTCTTCACCGGAAACTTCGGCGACAGTCTGGCGCAGACATTCCAGACCGTGGCCAAGCGCTTTACCTACGGCGGCGACACGGGCAAGGACCAGCGGGTGTACTACATCAACACCAAGGAACTGGGCGAGATCCTGTACGGCACCGCCACCCCCATTCCCTTCCGGGTGGTGGTCAGCGAGGAGCGGGGCTACAAGCTCTCGGTGAACCTGCGGTGCAACGGCAGCTTCACCTGCCGCATCTGCGACCCGCTGCTGTTCTACACCAACGTGTGCAGCAACGTCTCCACCCAGTATGACGCATCGGAGATCGCACCCCGGCTGAAGAGCGAGCTGATGAACGCCCTGCAGCCTGCCCTTGCCACCCTTTCGGCCAACAAGGTGCAGTATTACGAGATCCCTGCCCACACGCTGGAGATCTCCGAGGCGCTCAACGAGCAACTGTCGAATGTCTGGCGCAAAAAGCGGGGCATTGAGGTGTTCTCCTTCAACATCAACTCCCTGTCCATCCCGGAGGAGCAGCAGAAGAAGATCACAGAGTGGGAAGAAAACGCCATGACCACCGACCCCACCACCGCTGCCGCCCGTCTGGTGGGCGGCCAGATCGATGCCATGAAGACCGCCGCCGGCAACACCGCCGGTGCCATGACCGGCTTTATGGGCATGGGCATGGCGGCCGGTGCAGGCGGCATGGGCGGCATGAGCGCCCAGAACCTGTTCGCCATGGGCCAGCAGGCCCATCCGGACAGCGTGGACGCGCCCCAGCAGGTCAGCCGTCCCGCACCCGCCCCGGCGGACAGCTGGCAGTGCAGCTGCGGCGCTACCGTTACCGGCAAATTCTGCCCGGAATGCGGCAGCAAAAAGCCGGAGCCGAAGCCCGCTGCGGACAGCTGGACCTGCAGCTGCGGTGCTACCGTTACGGGTAAGTTCTGCCCGGAGTGTGGCAAGCCCCGCCCGGCGGCAGCAGAAGGCTGGACTTGCAGCTGCGGCGCAGTGAACAAGGGCCGCTTCTGCTCCGAGTGCGGCAAACCAAAGCCCGCCGGTACGCCCAAGTATAAGTGCGACAAATGCGGCTGGGAGCCGGCAGACCCCGCTCACCCGCCCAAGTTCTGCCCGGAGTGCGGCGACCCCTTTGACGACAGCGACCGGACCTGA
- a CDS encoding twin-arginine translocation signal domain-containing protein — protein sequence MRKIQRRDFLKAMGLATAALGLTACGGSGAASASSVSSAPASSSSAPSASAQPEAAGEKAAPTGALVAQFKTGELTIGEYTFKAQYIPFDVRREVGGAYHLIHADSYRGNYFFSFYNEDDEKQSAKIFEYAIKDDRLTPVAEYNIDGSNALSIDRNGILYAMDTFDVYCYDLNSSDPEEPGDALDYSGSCYSSKDRDLTVIYWTNSAPVLVQDGEYTELTLEGDNEIGPFCSMSSLNLSGDELLTVGELESSGDDYFAAFDLDGNELARSSQPVGSFDAVMMKRPNGYLLDTGYVWELYGPDGTFLEKSLPVGERETLCQLCGDFCTFDVFLPLEENAFLAVGHHGKATEPDEPVVFRITTDF from the coding sequence ATGAGAAAGATTCAGCGCAGAGATTTCCTCAAGGCCATGGGCCTTGCCACCGCCGCCCTCGGGCTGACCGCCTGCGGCGGCTCCGGTGCCGCCAGCGCTTCCAGCGTTTCCAGTGCACCGGCTTCCAGCAGCAGTGCCCCGTCCGCTTCGGCACAGCCGGAAGCAGCAGGGGAGAAGGCTGCCCCCACGGGGGCCCTTGTGGCCCAGTTCAAAACCGGGGAACTGACCATCGGCGAATACACCTTCAAGGCGCAGTACATCCCCTTTGATGTCCGCCGCGAGGTAGGCGGTGCCTATCATTTGATCCACGCGGACAGCTACCGGGGCAATTACTTCTTCAGCTTCTACAACGAGGACGATGAAAAGCAGTCTGCCAAGATCTTCGAGTATGCCATCAAGGATGACCGGCTGACCCCGGTGGCAGAGTACAACATTGACGGCAGCAACGCCCTCAGCATCGACCGCAATGGCATCCTGTATGCCATGGACACCTTTGACGTCTACTGCTACGATCTGAACAGCAGCGACCCGGAGGAGCCCGGCGACGCACTGGACTACTCGGGCAGCTGCTATTCCTCCAAGGACCGGGATCTGACCGTGATCTACTGGACCAACTCCGCGCCGGTGCTGGTGCAGGACGGCGAGTACACCGAGCTGACGCTGGAAGGGGATAACGAGATCGGACCCTTCTGCAGCATGTCCTCCCTGAACCTCAGCGGGGACGAGCTGCTGACGGTGGGCGAGCTGGAATCCAGCGGCGATGATTACTTTGCTGCCTTTGATCTGGACGGCAATGAGCTGGCCCGCAGCTCGCAGCCGGTGGGCAGCTTTGACGCCGTGATGATGAAGCGCCCCAACGGCTATCTGCTGGACACGGGCTATGTGTGGGAGCTGTACGGGCCGGACGGCACTTTTTTGGAAAAGTCCCTTCCCGTGGGCGAGCGCGAGACCCTGTGCCAGCTGTGCGGCGACTTCTGCACCTTTGACGTCTTTTTGCCGCTGGAGGAAAACGCTTTCCTGGCAGTGGGCCACCACGGCAAAGCCACCGAGCCGGACGAGCCGGTGGTGTTCCGCATCACTACGGATTTCTGA
- a CDS encoding twin-arginine translocation signal domain-containing protein → MKEMNRRAFLTLTGAAVVALSLAGCDGEPSVPPAPPAPPASESKELALFKAINEVWYEVNKQVAPNPKLDICKSVVYCQEAADLAKFTASPFETYDPEMDEEDFRKWNLPDDVFYDYKDREAEMIAEIDKKYGSGSYRGTGGVSNSTHDGMQLTKLYPHSQSEVREFVRYLAGPGLVSPHPEQWMIGLYCPTIKGKTYAVAVMVNYSQH, encoded by the coding sequence ATGAAAGAGATGAACAGACGCGCATTCCTCACCCTTACCGGCGCAGCCGTTGTGGCGCTCTCGCTGGCAGGCTGCGACGGCGAGCCCTCCGTACCTCCCGCACCTCCCGCACCTCCGGCCTCTGAGAGCAAAGAGCTGGCCCTGTTCAAAGCCATCAACGAGGTCTGGTATGAAGTCAACAAACAAGTAGCCCCCAATCCCAAACTTGATATCTGCAAGTCTGTGGTCTACTGTCAGGAGGCTGCCGACCTCGCAAAGTTTACAGCCAGCCCCTTTGAAACCTATGACCCTGAAATGGACGAGGAGGATTTCCGCAAATGGAACCTGCCTGATGATGTATTCTACGACTACAAAGACCGTGAGGCTGAAATGATAGCGGAAATCGATAAAAAATATGGAAGCGGAAGCTATCGGGGGACTGGGGGAGTTTCTAACAGCACCCATGACGGTATGCAATTAACGAAACTGTATCCTCATAGTCAGAGCGAGGTCAGGGAGTTTGTGCGGTATCTGGCCGGGCCTGGACTGGTGAGTCCGCATCCCGAGCAGTGGATGATCGGGCTCTACTGCCCCACCATTAAGGGCAAGACCTATGCGGTGGCGGTAATGGTAAACTATTCACAGCACTGA
- a CDS encoding DUF4428 domain-containing protein has product MMGFFSNLFAKQNCAVCGKECGTLHRSKLRDGQFLCDDCGNKCSKYIRLSELTLDEAKEHMEYMARMKRVFDEVFDKTEFRVNAYPSTPTQMGLVFCDELGMLYIDDRTGGRGKMPELIRYDQIASYEEYLDETPAKEPGQEPTLNGGGLKIRLVQPRGITEAQTQRGMRPHPYIKQELVICFSKRDRREIGYAHIARQHLDHIFGVHDNETSMFGRRMSKAEERELKGQMGMIGAMGAVASAAMKGGQLSEQEKAQFVENINLANDAQTGGMALYSRRADEAFAKVQ; this is encoded by the coding sequence ATGATGGGATTCTTTTCCAACCTGTTCGCAAAACAGAACTGTGCCGTCTGCGGCAAGGAGTGCGGCACCCTGCACCGCTCCAAGCTCCGGGACGGACAGTTCCTCTGCGATGACTGTGGCAACAAGTGCTCCAAATATATCCGGCTCAGTGAGCTGACGCTGGACGAAGCAAAGGAGCACATGGAGTACATGGCCCGGATGAAGCGGGTGTTCGACGAGGTGTTCGACAAGACCGAGTTCCGGGTCAACGCATACCCCTCCACCCCGACGCAAATGGGGCTGGTGTTCTGCGATGAGCTTGGAATGCTGTACATCGACGACCGCACCGGCGGCCGGGGCAAGATGCCGGAGCTGATCCGCTACGACCAGATCGCCAGCTATGAGGAGTATCTGGACGAGACCCCCGCCAAGGAGCCGGGCCAGGAACCCACCCTCAACGGCGGCGGCCTGAAGATCCGTCTGGTGCAGCCCCGCGGCATCACCGAGGCCCAGACCCAGCGGGGTATGCGTCCCCACCCCTACATCAAGCAGGAGCTGGTCATCTGCTTCAGCAAGCGGGACCGGCGGGAGATCGGCTATGCCCACATCGCACGGCAGCATCTGGACCACATCTTCGGGGTCCACGATAATGAGACCAGCATGTTCGGCCGCCGGATGTCCAAGGCCGAGGAACGGGAGCTGAAGGGCCAGATGGGTATGATCGGTGCCATGGGTGCCGTGGCATCTGCCGCCATGAAGGGCGGGCAGCTCTCTGAGCAGGAAAAGGCCCAGTTCGTGGAGAACATCAATCTGGCCAACGATGCCCAGACCGGCGGCATGGCATTGTACAGCCGCCGTGCTGACGAAGCCTTTGCAAAAGTGCAGTGA
- a CDS encoding DUF6935 domain-containing protein has translation MGLFDKMKQAAATAGGNQTVTFTFQALPESLAQMQELPEASLDTPFKAAALTVCALCAYGADKAIGQEMLNWLRGPRPLNGQDISFLNDRFRDGKSYIPFSYFVGASPENGYTPRQPFTLLVGSNHTSYVEDGYCKLFIPCGGADDPRPIKLRRKGNGQWFLWEQYLMTGIRIPTSADPWA, from the coding sequence ATGGGACTTTTTGATAAGATGAAACAGGCCGCTGCCACCGCCGGTGGAAACCAGACCGTCACCTTTACCTTTCAGGCTCTGCCGGAAAGCCTTGCCCAGATGCAGGAGCTGCCGGAGGCCAGCCTGGACACCCCCTTCAAGGCCGCAGCCCTCACCGTCTGCGCGCTGTGCGCCTACGGTGCCGACAAGGCCATCGGGCAGGAGATGCTCAACTGGCTGCGCGGCCCCCGCCCGCTGAACGGGCAGGACATCTCCTTTTTGAACGACCGCTTCCGGGACGGCAAGAGCTACATCCCCTTCTCCTACTTTGTGGGCGCGTCGCCGGAAAACGGCTATACCCCCCGCCAGCCCTTCACCCTTCTGGTGGGCAGCAACCACACCTCTTATGTGGAGGATGGCTATTGCAAGCTCTTCATCCCCTGCGGCGGTGCCGATGACCCCCGGCCCATCAAGCTGCGCCGCAAGGGCAACGGGCAGTGGTTTTTGTGGGAGCAGTACCTGATGACCGGCATCCGCATCCCCACGTCTGCCGACCCGTGGGCCTGA
- a CDS encoding ABC transporter substrate-binding protein, which translates to MERRTFLKLAAVLPGLALTGCGGSKTLLSAKDPTMLSIWHVYGEQADSPMNRLLTEFNDTVGREKGILLNVTNMTNSAAIGGQLQDAKAGKPGALDLPDLFSAHPSDASALGIETLVDWNDWFTAEDMAAYVPGFVQDGIIEGRQVVFPVSKSTQLIFLNGSQYARFAADTGAQLSTLATWDGFFEMAAAYRQWSQGKPFCALDYPLRLVELNALEQGSGELYKDCWYDLTNEAFRTSWMEFARGLVQGDILISDLYSNTQVMTGETLAGLGSSAAILYYNDFVTYPDNTTEPTDLLLAPLPHAAGTTTPLMPQAGVGLCAFKTTDQKAEAAAVFLRWFTEQQRNLEFAADTGYMPVSSAAFDAIADYPFEQQSYQRLYDVYNEMRLQNTPLSEPGIVGYHAKAKALYDSLRQKDYPQRLANGETLEALTEETWQLLCDNA; encoded by the coding sequence ATGGAACGAAGGACATTTTTGAAGCTTGCGGCAGTTCTCCCCGGTCTGGCTCTTACGGGCTGCGGCGGCAGCAAGACCCTGCTCTCTGCCAAGGACCCCACCATGCTCAGCATCTGGCATGTGTACGGCGAACAGGCAGACTCGCCCATGAACCGCCTGCTCACCGAGTTCAACGACACCGTGGGCAGGGAGAAGGGCATTCTGCTCAATGTGACCAACATGACCAACAGCGCCGCCATCGGTGGCCAGCTGCAGGATGCCAAGGCCGGGAAACCCGGCGCGCTGGATCTGCCGGACCTGTTCTCGGCCCACCCCTCGGATGCCAGCGCACTGGGCATTGAGACCCTTGTGGACTGGAACGACTGGTTCACCGCCGAGGACATGGCGGCCTATGTGCCCGGCTTTGTGCAGGACGGCATCATTGAGGGGCGGCAGGTGGTGTTCCCGGTGTCCAAATCCACCCAGCTCATCTTCCTCAACGGCTCCCAGTACGCCCGATTTGCGGCGGATACCGGGGCACAGCTTTCCACCCTTGCCACATGGGACGGCTTTTTTGAGATGGCCGCCGCTTACCGGCAGTGGTCGCAGGGCAAGCCCTTCTGCGCGCTGGACTACCCCTTGCGTCTGGTGGAGCTGAACGCGCTGGAACAGGGCAGCGGCGAACTATACAAGGACTGCTGGTACGACCTGACCAATGAAGCTTTCCGTACCTCGTGGATGGAGTTTGCCCGGGGGCTGGTGCAGGGCGATATTCTAATCTCGGACCTGTACTCCAACACGCAGGTGATGACCGGCGAAACGCTGGCGGGCCTTGGCAGCTCCGCGGCCATCCTCTATTATAATGATTTCGTCACCTACCCGGACAACACCACCGAGCCCACCGACCTGCTGCTGGCTCCCCTGCCCCACGCCGCCGGGACCACCACGCCCCTGATGCCGCAGGCCGGTGTGGGCCTGTGCGCCTTTAAGACCACCGACCAGAAGGCCGAAGCCGCCGCTGTGTTCCTGCGCTGGTTCACCGAGCAGCAGCGCAATCTGGAATTTGCCGCCGACACCGGATATATGCCGGTATCCAGCGCCGCCTTTGATGCCATTGCGGACTATCCGTTCGAGCAGCAGAGCTACCAGCGGCTGTACGATGTTTACAACGAGATGCGTCTCCAGAACACCCCCCTGTCCGAGCCGGGCATCGTGGGGTACCACGCCAAGGCAAAAGCCTTGTACGACAGCCTGCGCCAGAAGGACTACCCCCAGCGGCTTGCCAACGGCGAAACGCTGGAAGCCCTGACCGAGGAGACCTGGCAGCTGCTGTGTGACAATGCCTGA
- a CDS encoding twin-arginine translocation signal domain-containing protein — protein sequence MKELNRRAFLTLTGAAVAMMALAACGDEPYAPPAPPAPPAPTTSKEAELVAAINKVWKEKYDAKAVVHEQLTLNQDAVGAIRCYGRVFEEANETPHTLKDPDHKIIFGELNGLEDKILNKYGKDSLAGMAGISEPSPDMVVALEDAYSCEDTAVRTFVAKLLNNSNSAKAEFISIYCPVVQGKTYMTAVVFRNNKA from the coding sequence ATGAAAGAACTGAACAGACGCGCATTCCTCACCCTTACCGGCGCAGCCGTTGCAATGATGGCACTGGCCGCCTGCGGCGACGAGCCCTACGCACCTCCCGCACCTCCCGCACCTCCCGCACCCACTACGTCCAAAGAAGCCGAGCTGGTGGCAGCCATCAACAAGGTCTGGAAGGAAAAGTACGATGCAAAGGCGGTTGTCCATGAGCAGCTGACCCTCAATCAGGATGCGGTGGGTGCCATAAGGTGCTACGGACGTGTTTTTGAAGAGGCCAACGAGACACCGCATACGTTGAAAGACCCTGACCACAAGATCATTTTTGGGGAACTCAATGGACTTGAGGACAAGATACTGAACAAGTATGGCAAGGACAGTTTGGCAGGTATGGCCGGAATCTCCGAACCGTCTCCCGATATGGTGGTGGCTCTGGAGGATGCGTATTCTTGCGAGGATACTGCCGTTCGGACTTTTGTAGCAAAACTGCTGAACAATTCTAATAGCGCCAAGGCAGAGTTCATCAGCATCTACTGCCCGGTGGTTCAGGGCAAGACCTACATGACCGCTGTTGTGTTCCGAAATAACAAGGCATAA
- a CDS encoding twin-arginine translocation signal domain-containing protein: MKRYDRRTFLKLSGASAVMLALSACEDEGFGGSGASDIPDSGSSLPPSAYDPFYSGEITTLGPPLPEAPDSPPIPVIRDGRKIFEIINAELTRRKVQYFKLQYNAGLEHSIQSEMQMFVDYDTPSFSAEEGLEARMNGDYVDGMWAGFDEGGYGWGRGSTGFIRSIHHNCYGIQLDHYREKRYYLDRPYPANQAQFKALMDELEGKFNYAPGPMDSQEVDVFDIGITVADVQGKTYWAAYIMRTPENPTNDE, encoded by the coding sequence ATGAAACGATACGACCGACGGACGTTCCTCAAGCTCTCCGGCGCATCGGCGGTGATGCTGGCCCTGAGCGCCTGTGAGGACGAGGGCTTTGGCGGTTCCGGTGCGTCGGACATCCCGGACTCCGGCAGCTCCCTCCCCCCCTCTGCCTACGACCCCTTTTACAGTGGGGAGATCACCACCCTTGGCCCTCCGCTTCCGGAGGCTCCCGATTCGCCCCCTATTCCGGTGATCCGGGACGGCAGAAAGATCTTTGAGATCATCAATGCCGAGCTGACCCGGCGGAAGGTGCAGTACTTCAAACTGCAGTACAATGCGGGTCTGGAACACTCCATTCAGTCCGAAATGCAGATGTTTGTGGACTACGACACTCCTTCCTTCTCCGCAGAGGAAGGGCTGGAAGCCCGGATGAACGGCGATTATGTGGATGGAATGTGGGCTGGCTTTGATGAGGGCGGTTATGGATGGGGCAGAGGCTCCACCGGCTTCATCCGGAGCATCCACCACAACTGCTATGGCATCCAGCTGGACCATTACAGAGAGAAACGCTACTATCTGGACCGGCCCTACCCGGCCAATCAGGCCCAGTTCAAGGCCCTGATGGATGAGCTGGAAGGAAAATTCAATTATGCCCCGGGCCCCATGGACTCTCAGGAAGTGGACGTGTTCGACATCGGCATCACCGTGGCGGATGTTCAGGGCAAGACCTACTGGGCGGCCTATATCATGCGTACGCCAGAAAACCCCACCAACGATGAATGA
- a CDS encoding TPM domain-containing protein produces the protein MKKTSKRLRSLFAALAALVLAVLLTVPAFAVEGGFADLYYRMNDSADVLTAEEDSELEDALEELSLRQSFDVTIATVESLESVGYDSMEAYADDLYDYCQFGYGPDMDGVLLLVSVGDRKWHISTCGYGITAFTDAGIQYLGEQMKPFMAEGDYAAAFRTFVQWSDTYIDAARAGRPYDVKTLPRDPLSPMYLVLAVGIGLVLAWVVVSVMKSQLRSVAFQENAASYVREGSMNLTNSRELFLYRDVHRTERPKESSSSDSGGSSTHTSSSGTTHGGGGGSF, from the coding sequence ATGAAAAAGACTTCCAAACGCCTGCGCTCCCTCTTTGCGGCGCTGGCAGCACTGGTGCTTGCGGTGCTCCTGACCGTTCCGGCATTTGCGGTGGAGGGCGGCTTTGCCGACCTGTACTACCGCATGAACGACAGCGCGGATGTCCTGACTGCAGAAGAGGACAGCGAGCTGGAGGATGCACTGGAGGAGCTGAGCCTCCGCCAGAGCTTCGATGTGACCATTGCCACCGTTGAGTCGCTGGAAAGCGTGGGGTACGACAGCATGGAGGCCTATGCCGATGACCTCTATGATTACTGTCAGTTCGGCTACGGCCCCGATATGGACGGCGTGCTGCTGCTGGTGAGCGTGGGCGACCGCAAATGGCACATCTCCACCTGCGGCTACGGCATCACCGCCTTTACGGATGCCGGCATCCAGTACCTTGGCGAACAGATGAAGCCCTTTATGGCGGAGGGGGACTACGCCGCCGCCTTCCGCACCTTTGTCCAGTGGTCGGATACTTACATCGACGCTGCCCGGGCGGGCCGCCCCTATGATGTAAAGACCCTGCCCCGGGACCCGCTTTCCCCCATGTACCTGGTCCTTGCGGTGGGCATCGGCCTTGTGCTGGCATGGGTCGTCGTCAGCGTAATGAAAAGCCAGCTGCGCAGCGTGGCGTTCCAGGAGAACGCCGCCAGCTATGTGCGGGAGGGCAGCATGAACCTGACCAACAGCCGGGAGCTGTTCCTGTACCGTGATGTGCACCGCACCGAGCGGCCGAAGGAGTCCAGCTCCAGCGATTCCGGCGGCAGCTCCACCCACACCTCTTCCAGCGGCACCACCCACGGCGGCGGAGGCGGCTCGTTCTGA